The sequence below is a genomic window from Halichondria panicea unplaced genomic scaffold, odHalPani1.1 SCAFFOLD_34, whole genome shotgun sequence.
accgcgggtgctgatgcctcggtggaggtgccaaagctacataacataaagctactaccgcatagcgggtaattttcgtggggtaaaaaattcgttattttcgtgggcaagctggaaattttaacgtaggcgtggctttaCCGGAACGTATAAATGCTGTGCAGGCAATGAAATGTTTACTCACGaaatcaccgttttcgagatagacgaattttttaccccacgaaaattacccgctatacggtaatagcgtttatacacacattataattatttttgcattgattagttttgctgcatgcaggcagaatccagaggaggaatgccagggtcaaaaggtcatcaccacgtggccctatgttttacatgtaaaactgagtttacccttgcgcccctgagtttatacaccaccaatagcttgatcctctttataatcacaagaggaatcggttgagctatcgcgccccagacgAATCAGCGAGAtcaggatttaattgcaacctttgaccttttattgcattcttcaaaaccacaagatatgcTTTCTGTGGCTAGGatataaattttgatgtaccGGCTTGCGGCACTAGATAGATCTAaggtatagtaagctttcTAAGCAAGCAAATAAACAACTAGCCTCGATGCCAGGCCGCACCttgttgaggccttgtgaaggaggctactaaACAACAAGAAGCGCTAGCTGCTATgtgcagcaaaggtcaagaacccagaacaagaatgtttaatctttcattaaacgtgaccttattgaccctggcattcctcctctgggCAAAATCCAGACcacaaagagtgggtaatgatagaccatgattgttgttaaaaacgatcgatgccaaaagttcaagcctaagattaatggctgcatcgtgtcagtagagccttgcatgcgcagctctcttctcactgttgcagctaccaatagctagcgttctagtgcagagctaactactaagtagagtagatCTAGCagcactccatggacaagtttcgctacgcactcttctgaaaaggctgcaatggcattccaagtaagtaaaactaggcataactcaagaacgaagcattattttgaaaatccacgaattccaggtaaacatgactagaagcctatagaaactcttacttgcacttgattgatccttgagcagctgtagcagtccacacatgcaaacacgcacgcacgcacacacagtgacacacacaaacacactaccgtatacctcgcttgcgcatgcgcaccgaggcataactatgCAAAAGCACACAATTACACTGTAAGAATGTATATTAAAGTGTACGCACATCAAAAAAAAGTCGATGGAAGAAGCTGACAATGACAAGAGCCATTCTGTCCCCAGTTGTGTGTAGAGGAGACCGGTAAACTCTGACAGTGTAGAGGTTACTGTTACTCACGCCTGCATACGTATTAGAGATTAGCAGCTATTCGaattgtgtgtgcgtgtcaaCTGTGGTATGTTTGGGCTGTGTATAATGTATATGCAAAACACGAacagtcaaaataattataacctctcTTTTTCTGGCCAATTTTGAAAAACTTTTTCAATCGTGTGACCATCGTTAATGTCCCCTTGTTCCCTCCTGGAGTAAACTCAGACCTGCCCTCTGGTACCTTCTGCCATTCATAGATACTCTTTGAACCAGATCTCTTGGGAGACGAGTCAGCTTGGAGAAACAGGAGATCATCAGCTTCTTGTTGGGTGGACACTCATACATGATGCTCTATGCTCAGGGTCACCTCTCCGTTTAGACCTTCACCAGAGATCAAGTAGGATGGACTTGCAGACTGAATGTCTTTAGGCATCACAAACACATCATTGGGGGCAAGGCTGGGTTGGACTTTAATGCCCACAGAGGTCCCTGCTGGAACAGCATTAGCTGGAACAGTTACTTCAACTCCATTGTCAAAGTCGGCATATCCACCACTGGAGGTGAACTCCTTCTCCTGAGGCTTGTCATAGAAAGTGACATCAGGGTGTGCGGAAGTTTGGTGGAGGGGATCTATACAGAAAATACGTAAACACATGCAAAGCACCATGCATATGTGGTGGGTACAGCAgaaacacacagtacacttaCATCCAGGTGGTGTGGAGCGTATATCTTCTGTTCTTGTCTTGTTCTGGTAgactggcttcttcctaaTTAAAAATGACTCACATTCATACATGTAAGCCAGTGACTCAACTGTGCAATAGTCACTAACGTTTCTGTGTCAGTGACAACAGCCCAGTTTTGGGGGAGGACCCAAACAGACTTCGGAGGTGACtgagtatgcatgtgtgtgtgattgttaCGCAATCGGCAAATGACTGActgcatacacgtacacaataCACTTCAATATTTATAAAAGTGAACGCCCATGATCAGTGTACGCACTATTGATATTATGAGCTCACCTGTGATTCAGTAGTTCCCATAAGCAACTTAATTGTTCCAGGATTCGAATAACCTGATCTCTTGGCCATCATTAGAGCAGTCTCTCCGTTCTGTGATGATGATCGTATAAAGTGATGAGATGTACATTGCAAGAGGTAAAGTGGTCTAATAGTTATGTATATGTACTTAGCTGACAAATAGATACTGGCAACGGTACTTGCACACTAAGAACTGAAATTAGTTTTGTTAAGGTACAAATGAGAGCTCGATCTGCATGGTCAGTCGTTAACTACTGTACGAGGTacaggtgtacagtacatgtaaaatgAACGTAATAATAAGCAAGTacaggtgtacagtacatgtaaaattGAACGTAATTATAAGCGAGTACTCGTGCATGTGCTCACTTTATTTGTGCAGTGAACTGAAGCCCCTGATGAGAGTAGCTCCTTTACAGTATCTAAATATCCCCCGTAGGCTGCGTCCATGAGTGGAGTGACTCCATACTATAAGATTGGAGGCAGTGATAACACAatatgaatgtacagtactttTCAATCTGTATATGCCCTAAATTTCGAACCACATCCAAGAGTgatgggtacatgtatatgataaACATTAATACTTTGGGGCACAACCATCACTAAAATAATGTGATCATGAACATTCTGCCTATAATtaagtatcagatactcaccttgtcagccagATCCACTGCGGCTCCTGATGAGAGTAGCTCTCGGACGACATGATGATGACCTTTCCTTGCTGCCATAGACAATGGAATGCCCCCATACTGAAGAAAAAAAGAGGGTTCATCAACAAACACAACGTGTTGACAacgcgtacatgtacataaaaatgttcatcatacATATTTTAATTCTATTGAAACTGTTGGAcatgatgcctcggtggatgtgccAAAGCTATTATATTGCTGCGtaatacacacatgataattatcatgatgaacaattTGCAACAGGCAGAAttacagggaaactcaaaaaGTGGcaaatgattgaccatgattgttgctaaaaaggacgCCAAAAGtcccaagtctaaaattaatggctgtgCAGTAGAGTCTTGCAGCGGTgcagtagagtagcaacactccatggagaAGTTTTtctatgcactcttctgaaaaggctgcaatgacattccaagtaagcaaaactaggcataactcgagaacaaagcaaaTCCACTAATTAAAATCGAAGAAA
It includes:
- the LOC135352002 gene encoding ankyrin repeat domain-containing protein 29-like isoform X1; the protein is MGIHRAARVGNLSAVQDAIRKGEDINSVDEGGYTPLWWAACGGHTDCARELLSSGATVDLANKYGGIPLSMAARKGHHHVVRELLSSGAAVDLADKYGVTPLMDAAYGGYLDTVKELLSSGASVHCTNKNGETALMMAKRSGYSNPGTIKLLMGTTESQSPPKSVWVLPQNWAVVTDTETLVTIAQKKPVYQNKTRTEDIRSTPPGYPLHQTSAHPDVTFYDKPQEKEFTSSGGYADFDNGVEVTVPANAVPAGTSVGIKVQPSLAPNDVFVMPKDIQSASPSYLISGEGLNGEVTLSIEHHV
- the LOC135352002 gene encoding ankyrin repeat domain-containing protein 29-like isoform X2 yields the protein MGIHRAARVGNLSAVQDAIRKGEDINSVDEGGYTPLWWAACGGHTDCARELLSSGATVDLANKYGGIPLSMAARKGHHHVVRELLSSGAAVDLADKYGVTPLMDAAYGGYLDTVKELLSSGASVHCTNKNGETALMMAKRSGYSNPGTIKLLMGTTESQSPPKSVWVLPQNWAVVTDTETKKPVYQNKTRTEDIRSTPPGYPLHQTSAHPDVTFYDKPQEKEFTSSGGYADFDNGVEVTVPANAVPAGTSVGIKVQPSLAPNDVFVMPKDIQSASPSYLISGEGLNGEVTLSIEHHV
- the LOC135352002 gene encoding ankyrin repeat domain-containing protein 29-like isoform X3, with protein sequence MGIHRAARVGNLSAVQDAIRKGEDINSVDEGGYTPLWWAACGGHTDCARELLSSGATVDLANKYGGIPLSMAARKGHHHVVRELLSSGAAVDLADKYGVTPLMDAAYGGYLDTVKELLSSGASVHCTNKNGETALMMAKRSGYSNPGTIKLLMGTTESQEEASLPEQDKNRRYTLHTTWISPPPNFRTP